The genomic segment AGGAGTTTTTATGGAAAATAAAGTACTTATTGTTGAAGATGAAGTAAAATTAAGAAGAATAATGAAAGATTTTCTACAAAAAGAAAATTATAAAGTTATTGAAAGTGGTGATGGAATAGAAGCTGTAGATTTATTTTTTTCTGAAAAACCTGACATTATAGTTCTTGATGTTATGTTACCAGGGCTTAATGGTTTTGAAGTTCTAAAAGAAATAAGAGAAATTGATAAAACAATTCCTGTAATTATGCTTACAGCTCGTGGAAATGAAGATGATGTATTAAAAGGTTATGAATTAAAAGTAGATGAATATATTGTAAAACCAGTAAGCCTTAAAGTTTTAGTTGCAAAAATTAAAGCTTTTTTAAGAAATAAAACTACTTTCGAGACTATAATTTTTGGTGGACTTAACATTAATGTGGAAAGTATGGAAATCTCTTTAGATGGAATTCCTATCGATTTATCTTCAAAAGAATTTGAATTGCTTATGTTTTTAATAAAAAATAGAAATCAAGTTCTTACTAGAGATAAAATTATTACTTCTCTTTGGGGATATGATTATGAAGGAGATTTAAGAGCAGTTGACTCTCAAATAAAAAGACTTAGAAAAAAATTAAATGGAAGATATATTGTTACTGTAAGAGGAGTAGGTTATAAAATAGAGGAGGAATAATATGAAAATTAAAACTAAAATACTTTTACTTACCTCCTCGATTATTACAGTTATTTTAGTCTCAATATTAGGATTTAATCAATTTGCTTTTGAAAAATATTATCTTAATATAAAAAAGAAAAAACTTCTTTCTGTTGTAGATTTTATAAAAAAGCCTGATTTTTTTGTAGATTTTACAAAATTAGAAGAAGAAAATAATATTAAAATTTTTCTTACAAAACATGAATTTTTAGATGAAAGTAATTTTCCTCTAACTAAAAATGAAATTAAAGATATTTTTGAAAATGAAGATATTATTTATAAAATCACTAATGAAAAATATTCACCAGATAAAAAATTATTACTTGTTACAAAGTATGATAAAGAACTTTTAATGGTTATGGTTTCTCCCCTAAGTACTGTTATAGAACCAGTTGAAATAATAAATGGAATTTATATAAAATTAATTTTATTTGCTTTGGCTTTTGGTTATCTTATGTCATTATTACTTACAAAAATTTTAAGTAATCCTATTATTTCTATGGGAAATACTGCTAAAAAAGTAGCTGAGCTTGATTTTTCTGAAAGATTTAATTTTTCTAGTAATGATGAAATAGGAGAGTTAGGAAGAAACCTTAATATAATGGAAGAAAATCTTAAGAAAAATTTTGAATTATTAAAAAAAGATATAGAAATAGAAAAAGAAAATGAAAAAACTAGAAAACAATTTATATCTAATATAAGCCATGAATTAAAAACTCCAATAGCTATTATTAATAACTATACAGAGGGACTTCGTGAAGGGATAGCTGATGATGAGGAAACAAGAAATTTTTATTTAGATACTATTTTAGAAGAAACTGAAAATATGAGTAATCTTGTTAATTCATTATTATTTTTATCCCGTTCTGAAAGAAACTTTATGGAATTTAATACCACAAATTTTGATATAAAAAATATTATTAATAACGAAATAGATAGATTAAGCAAAATATATCCAAATAAAATTTTTACAAGCAATTTTAAAGGACATAAATTTATAGGAGATGCTAATACCTTCTCTGTTATTATTAGAAATCTTTTAGAAAATGCTTGTAAATATTCAGAAGATGATTTTATTTATATTTCTACTGATAATAATGGTTTTAAAATCTCAAATAAATCTTCTATTGATGAAAGTTTAATAGATAAAATTTGGATACCTTTTTATAGAATTGATTCTGTTAGAGATAGAGCTTCTGGTACAGGGTTAGGACTTGCTATTGTAAAAGAATTATTAGAAAAACAAAATTTTAAATTTGGTGCTTTTAAAGAAGATGATAATCTTGTATTTTGGATAAAAGGAGGAGAAAAATGAGACTATTAATAATTGGTATACTACTTGTTAATATGCCTTTTTTTTCTTTTGCTAAAGAATATTTTTCCAAAAAAGAATCTACTCGTCATGAGGTAGAAAAAATTATAGAAGAATTGCCTAAAGACAAAATTAATGAACTTCTTTTAATAAGAAAAAATATCATTGAAGATGAGATTGAATTTAAAAATAAATTAATCTCCTTAAGGTCTTTATCTAATAAAGCTATGCAAGAAAGAAATGAAGTAGAATATAAAGCTATTCTTTCTCAAATTAATGTATTAAAAAACGAAAGAAATATTGTAAGAGCTATTTATAAAAAACAAATAGAAAATATCTTACAAATTGAACTTCCTATAAATATTTATATGGAAGAAGAAAAATTTGAATATAAAGTGAGTATATAAAAAGTTGGGGTTATTGTACAATTCAATAACCCCATTTTTTATAAATTTTTCTTAAATTCAAAAGTTTTAAATATTTTTTTAGAGGTACTTTTAAATTGTTGAAAATCTAAAGTTTGAGCTCCATCAGACAATGCACAACATGGATTTTCATGAACTTCTATCATACAACCATTAGCTCCAGCCATAATACCAGCTAAAGTAATTGGTTCAACTAAATCTCTTATTCCTGTCCCATGACTTGCATCAATTAAAATAGGAAAATGACAAATTTCTTTTATAAGAGCAATGGCATTTATATCTATTGTATTTCTTGTCATTCTTTCAAAAGTTCTAATTCCTCTTTCACAAAGAATAATATTTTTATTTCCATAAGCAATCAAATATTCTACAGCCATTAAAAACTCTGTAATAGTAGCACTCATACCTCTTTTTAAAAGTATTGGTTTATCAACTTTTCCCAAATCTTTTAACAATGAAAAGTTTTGCATATTTCTTGTCCCAACCTGTAAAATATCAGCATATTTACAAATCATATCTATATTTTTTCCGTCCATTATCTCAGTACAAAGAATTAATCCATATTTATCACAAGCCTCCCTCATATAGATTAATCCCTCTTCCTCTAATCCTTGAAAATCATATGGAGAAGTTCTTGGTTTAAAAGCTCCACCTCTTAAAATTTTTCCACCATTTTTCTTTATTTCTTTAGCTATCTTCATAACCATCTCTCTATTTTCTACAGAGCATGGTCCTCCTATAAGAACAAAATCATCTCCACCAATTTCTACATCTTTAACTTTTATAACAGTATCTGATTTTTTAAACTCTCTACTAGAAAATTTATAAGGAACTGATATCTCTAAAATATCATCTATGACATCTTTTATCTCTTGATTATTCAAAAGTTCCTCTTTTAGATTTAATTTTTGATTTCCTAAAATCCCAAATTTTCTAATACCATTATCTTCAATATCTAAAACTCCAAGTTTTCTTTCTTCTATAAACTTTTTTATTTTATTTAACGATATCTCTTGTGTATTCTCTTTAAATTTTATATACATTATATTCCTCTTTCTATTTTAGTCTATTTTATATTATATAACTTTTTATTGAAAATCACAAAGTTTTTTCACAATATTTTCTTAAAAAACAGTTTTCACATCTTTCTTTTTTTAGTTCTTCAGTATTAAAATAATTGTTTAAAATTTTATTAGTAACAATATCAAAATTTTTAATAGTTTCAGTTATAGCTTCTTGACTAATATCTATTTCAAGTAATTTTCTATCTTCTCTTTCATTGATATAAAATAACCTAGCTCTTTTTACAGATTTTTTATACTTTTCACCTATTAAATAAGCATATATTCTAAGTTGTGCTTCATAACTACTTATATCTTGTGTTACTCTTCCTGTTTTAAAATCAATTATTTCAATTTCTCCATCTTTTTCAAGTACCAAATCAGCTATTCCCTCTATAATATAATTATCTCTTATAAAGGAAATTTTTATTTCATTTTCTTTTATAAAACTTGTTATATTTTTATATTCTGTAAAATATTTTATGATATTTTCTAGAAGTTTTGAAATAATTTTTTCATCTATTTTTATTGTATTTTGTCTTAAAATATTATTATAATTTTTATAATATTCCTCTTTAATTTCTTCAACTGTTATTAAATTATTTCTCTTTAAATTCTTATTTATATATTCTAAAGTATCATGAGCCAATACTCCGACTATAGCTTCTCTTGTGCTTTTTTCCACAAATTTATATTTTCTAAAGAAATTATATAATAGAGGACATTTTTCATATAAAGCTATATGAGAAGTAAAAGAAAATATATCTTTTCTTTTACTTTCATCTATTTTATCTATTTCCAATCTATGATATTTAAAATTCTCACTTCTTATATCATTTAATTCATCATAGACTTTTTTAAATATTGATTTAGGAACTTTATAATCTCCTTGACTTTCTATACATGTTAAAGCTAATAGATTTTTTGCTCTAGAAAATCCAGTATAATATAATCTATAAAAATCATAAATATCTACCTTTGATTTTGGCTCAAACTCCTCTAATATCTCAAACTCTAATTTTTTTTGTGGAGTATCAAAGACATGAGGTTCATTATCCAAAGAACCAATTATAACTATTGGAAATTCTAATCCCTTAGCTTGATGAATAGTTAAAAATGATACTGCTCCTTTTGGAGTTTCTTCGCTTTCATATTCATGGAGTTTTATTTCTTTTAAATATTTCAAATGGTAATTAAAAAAATAATCACTTACTTTCTTTAAATTTTCTCTATTAATATCTTTAATTTTACAAAGTATATCAAATTTTAATAAAATATCTGAAAATATCCCCAAATTATAAGTTGTTCTATTTTGTAAAATATCTTCTTCAAAAAGATTTATATATTTTAAAAAACATTTAAAATTAAAAAGATTATAGAATATGTCTAAAAAACTTCCTATTTTTTCTTGAGAATTTTCATTTTCTACCATATCAGTTATTTTTTCTCTAATATCTTTTATATACTCTACAGCCTCTTCATCTAATACTATTTCTTTTCTAGCATATATATAACATTCATTATAATATTGTTCTAAAAGATAGTCTTTTCCTTGATGAAAAATACAAAGTAAAAAACCTATCACAAATCTTATCTCATCTCTTTCAAAAAAATTTCCAGAACGAGGACAATAAACTTTTATTCCATTTCTTTCTAAATATTCTACTAAATATTTTATCTTACTATCTTTAAAACTTCTAAATAAAAAAGCTATTTGATTGTAATCATCTATTTTTCTACTAGCTTTTAGATAACTTATAAATTTATATATTTTTTCATTCCACTGTCTTTGAGAGCCATTTACAGATATTTTTACCACTCCACTACATTGGTTTATATCCTCTCTACCTGAAATAATTTCCTTTTTATATCTCCAATTATCCCAATTTGTTCCTTCCATCCAGTTTTCACAAAACTCTATTATATCTTGATTAGAACGATAATTTATATTAAGCTCTACTTTTTTACATTCTCCCTCTTTAAAGTTTTTTTGAAACTCTAATATATTTCTGACAGTTGCTCCACGAAATCTATATATTCCTTGGTCATCATCACCTACTACACAGATATTTTTTCTATCTCCCGCTATCAGAAAAAATAATTTTTCTTGTATTTTATTAGTATCTTGATATTCATCTATCATTATATACTTTATTTTTTCTTGTAACTTTCTTAATACTTCTGGATTTTCATTTAAAATTCTATAACATTCTAATTGAATATTTGAAAAATCTACTCCATTTTCCTCTCTCAAAAGCTCCACATATCTTTTATGTAATCTTTTTAAAAATTTTATATTCTCATCAGTAGTATCTACAATTTTCTTATTAGATAACCCCTCTTCATTTATTCTATCTATCCATTTTTGAAATTCTCCAGCTTTTTTCCAAGCTCCACTACTTTCTGTAGTCAATATAAATTCTCTATATCCCTCTATTTTTTCAAACTCTTTAATTTTTGAATAAATAAAAAATCTCTGCTCTAAATCATCAAATATTTTATAATTTTTTTCTAAAAATGAATATTCTAAATTTTCATCAATTATTCTTAAACAAATGGAATGTATAGTTCCAATATACATTCCACTTATATCCATAGTATTTTTTATTTTCTTAGATATTCTACTTATAAGTTCCTTTGAAGCTTTTTCTGTAAAAGTAGCAAGTAAAATATTTTCTGGCTCAACTTCTTTTTGATTTAATATATGAGCCACTCTCTCTATCATTGTTTTTGTTTTTCCGGAACCAGGACCAGCTATAACCAAAACAGGTCCATCTATTTGATTTACAACTTCCTTTTGTCTTTCATTAAGATTTTCCATTGCTAGTCCTCACTTTCTTTCTAAAATTCTTTATTTTTTAATATAAATCTATAATAAATATATGTACATAAAGGAATTAACCAAATATATACAGCAAAAGGAATAAATTGTACATTACTGATTCCAAGCATTGTACAAGGTACATAACAAGCTATATTTGTTGGAGTGATTGCTGGTAATACAATAGCTGTATTTTCTATATCCTTTGCTAAATCTTTTCTCTCTATTTTTTTATCATCATAAACACTTTCTATAATTTGTTCTGTCATTATAACAGCAATAGTTTGATTGGCTCCTACTATTCCTGTTATTATACTTACTAAAACTGTATTTTTAAATAATTCCCCTCTAGTTTTAACATTTTGAATTTTTGATTTTATATAATTTAAAATATTAAGTTGTTCAAAAACTCCAACTAAAGAACAAGATACAATTATAAGAGCTGAAGCATTTAACATTGATTTTACCCCTCCACCTTTTATAATTGTTTCTAAAGATGTTCCATTAAATTTATAAAAACCAAGTAATAAGTATTCAAATATTTTTAAAATATTTTCTCCCTGTACAAATATAGCTACTATTGAAGCTAAGATTATACTTACTGCCATAGATTTTCTTACATTTATTCTAAGCAAAGAGAAAATAATTATAGATATTACAGGGATAAATATAAATCTTACATCTATGTTATAAACATCTTCTAATAAAACTAAAAGATTACTTTCACTTGTATTTAAAACATAATTTTTTGAAAGGAAAATATAAAAAATGCTTGTTAAAATATATGGAATTATCATTGATTTTATCATATTTTTTAAGTTTGTATAAATATCTATTCCTGTAAGACTAGCCACAAGATTGGCACTTGAAGAAAGTGGTGACCATCTATCTCCAAAATATATTCCTGAAATTATTGTAGCTCCCACTATATTTACATCTATATTTCCACTTCTAGCAATAGCCATAAGAGCTACTCCTATTGTACTTACTGCTCCAAAGGAACTTCCTAAGAAAAAAGCTACAATACTTGTTATTAAAAATGAGAAAAATATAAAAAGATTAGGATTTATAAATTTTATTCCATAATAAATAATTCCTGGTATTGTTCCTGAAGCTAACCAACTAGCTGTCAAAGCTCCAACAAACATAAATACCATTAAAACTATTTTAGATTTTTTACTATATTCAATAGATACATTTACTATAGAATCTATTGTATTTTTCTTTTTTAAAGATAAAAGTATAAATAAAAAATATACTCCCATCACAATCAGACCTAAAGTAAATTTTGTCCAAAATACATAAAAAAATATCAATCCAAGTAACCCTAAAAAACCTATTTTTTTCATCTTTCTCCCCCATACTAAACTTTTAATATCATACACCAAATTGGTATAGTTATCATTGATAATATTGATGTTACCAATATACATTGTGTTGCAAAATCTACATCACCATTATATTTACTAGCTAGTATTGCTGATGTACTAGCTGCTGGCATTCCTGTTATCAATACTTGAACTCCAATTATGATATCATCAAAATTTAAAAGTTTTCCAACAATAAAAACTATTAATGGTAAAATTATAAGTCTTATACTTGAAAAAAATAAAATTATCTTTGAAAAGAAATCTTTAACATTTTTCATTTCTCCAAGTATAACTCCCACTAACATCATTGAAAAAGGTGTTGTAGTTTTCCCAATACTTTTTATAGCTCCTCCTAAAAATTCTGGAAAAGATATTTGAAATACCATTATTAAAATTCCTATATAAACAGTTACTAAACAAGGATGAGTAAGAATTTTTTTAATCAATTCTTTTTTAGAACTTGCATTGGTAAAATAAGCTAAACCTACTGACCATAAAAGAGCTCTTTGAGATATTAAAGATATAGCTCCATACATACAACCAATACTTCCATATATTCCATCTATTACAGCTATTCCCATAAAACCAGCATTTGAAAGAACTGTTACATATTTTAAAACTTTTTGTTTTTCTATATCTTGATTTCTATATATAAAAAAATTTATTCCAATAGCAAAAAATTGTATTCCTAAAGCTAAACAAAATAACTTTACAAAATTTACTAAAATATTCATATCTAACTCTGTTCTAAAAGAATCTATTATATTACAAGGAAGTATAATATTAATTAATAAATCTGTCATTACTTCCCCAGAAGTTTTAGGTATAATATTTTTCTTTCTTGCAAAAAAACCTGTAAGTATTAATAAAAACAACATTCCTTGTAATGAGATTATTTTATTAAAATCCATACCCTCACTTCCTTATTAAGTCTTTAAAAATCCCTTTATATCTCATTTTACTACATTTTTTTTCTTTTATCAATTTTTTAATAAATATTATATTTTATTTCTATTTTTTATGATAAAATATTTATGTATGAATTTTTTATTATGGAAGTGATTTATTTTTATGGAAACAATGAAAGCTAGTGAACGTTTGGGAACTGAACCTATTGGTAAATTAATTTTAAAACTTTCTATTCCAGCTGTTATAGCTCAAATAGTAAATGTTCTTTATAATATTATAGATAGAGTTTATTTAGGACATATTGAAGGAGTTGGGACTTTAGCTCTTACAGGAATAGGAGTTACTTTCCCTATAATTGTTGGAATATCAGCTTTTAGTGCTTTTGCTGGTTATGCTGGTGCCCCCCTTTCATCTATAGAATTAGGAAGAAAAAATTATAAAAAAGCTGAAAAAATTCTTGGAAATAGTGTCACTATTACTTTATTTTTTACTTTAATTATTCCCACAATAGTTTACATATTTAGAGAACAACTATTATTTAGTTTTGGAGCTAGTGAAAATATCTTACCCTACGCTTTAGATTATCT from the Fusobacterium perfoetens ATCC 29250 genome contains:
- a CDS encoding Na+/H+ antiporter NhaC family protein; amino-acid sequence: MKKIGFLGLLGLIFFYVFWTKFTLGLIVMGVYFLFILLSLKKKNTIDSIVNVSIEYSKKSKIVLMVFMFVGALTASWLASGTIPGIIYYGIKFINPNLFIFFSFLITSIVAFFLGSSFGAVSTIGVALMAIARSGNIDVNIVGATIISGIYFGDRWSPLSSSANLVASLTGIDIYTNLKNMIKSMIIPYILTSIFYIFLSKNYVLNTSESNLLVLLEDVYNIDVRFIFIPVISIIIFSLLRINVRKSMAVSIILASIVAIFVQGENILKIFEYLLLGFYKFNGTSLETIIKGGGVKSMLNASALIIVSCSLVGVFEQLNILNYIKSKIQNVKTRGELFKNTVLVSIITGIVGANQTIAVIMTEQIIESVYDDKKIERKDLAKDIENTAIVLPAITPTNIACYVPCTMLGISNVQFIPFAVYIWLIPLCTYIYYRFILKNKEF
- the aroF gene encoding 3-deoxy-7-phosphoheptulonate synthase; its protein translation is MYIKFKENTQEISLNKIKKFIEERKLGVLDIEDNGIRKFGILGNQKLNLKEELLNNQEIKDVIDDILEISVPYKFSSREFKKSDTVIKVKDVEIGGDDFVLIGGPCSVENREMVMKIAKEIKKNGGKILRGGAFKPRTSPYDFQGLEEEGLIYMREACDKYGLILCTEIMDGKNIDMICKYADILQVGTRNMQNFSLLKDLGKVDKPILLKRGMSATITEFLMAVEYLIAYGNKNIILCERGIRTFERMTRNTIDINAIALIKEICHFPILIDASHGTGIRDLVEPITLAGIMAGANGCMIEVHENPCCALSDGAQTLDFQQFKSTSKKIFKTFEFKKNL
- a CDS encoding response regulator transcription factor — its product is MENKVLIVEDEVKLRRIMKDFLQKENYKVIESGDGIEAVDLFFSEKPDIIVLDVMLPGLNGFEVLKEIREIDKTIPVIMLTARGNEDDVLKGYELKVDEYIVKPVSLKVLVAKIKAFLRNKTTFETIIFGGLNINVESMEISLDGIPIDLSSKEFELLMFLIKNRNQVLTRDKIITSLWGYDYEGDLRAVDSQIKRLRKKLNGRYIVTVRGVGYKIEEE
- a CDS encoding ATP-dependent DNA helicase, producing the protein MENLNERQKEVVNQIDGPVLVIAGPGSGKTKTMIERVAHILNQKEVEPENILLATFTEKASKELISRISKKIKNTMDISGMYIGTIHSICLRIIDENLEYSFLEKNYKIFDDLEQRFFIYSKIKEFEKIEGYREFILTTESSGAWKKAGEFQKWIDRINEEGLSNKKIVDTTDENIKFLKRLHKRYVELLREENGVDFSNIQLECYRILNENPEVLRKLQEKIKYIMIDEYQDTNKIQEKLFFLIAGDRKNICVVGDDDQGIYRFRGATVRNILEFQKNFKEGECKKVELNINYRSNQDIIEFCENWMEGTNWDNWRYKKEIISGREDINQCSGVVKISVNGSQRQWNEKIYKFISYLKASRKIDDYNQIAFLFRSFKDSKIKYLVEYLERNGIKVYCPRSGNFFERDEIRFVIGFLLCIFHQGKDYLLEQYYNECYIYARKEIVLDEEAVEYIKDIREKITDMVENENSQEKIGSFLDIFYNLFNFKCFLKYINLFEEDILQNRTTYNLGIFSDILLKFDILCKIKDINRENLKKVSDYFFNYHLKYLKEIKLHEYESEETPKGAVSFLTIHQAKGLEFPIVIIGSLDNEPHVFDTPQKKLEFEILEEFEPKSKVDIYDFYRLYYTGFSRAKNLLALTCIESQGDYKVPKSIFKKVYDELNDIRSENFKYHRLEIDKIDESKRKDIFSFTSHIALYEKCPLLYNFFRKYKFVEKSTREAIVGVLAHDTLEYINKNLKRNNLITVEEIKEEYYKNYNNILRQNTIKIDEKIISKLLENIIKYFTEYKNITSFIKENEIKISFIRDNYIIEGIADLVLEKDGEIEIIDFKTGRVTQDISSYEAQLRIYAYLIGEKYKKSVKRARLFYINEREDRKLLEIDISQEAITETIKNFDIVTNKILNNYFNTEELKKERCENCFLRKYCEKTL
- a CDS encoding sensor histidine kinase, coding for MKIKTKILLLTSSIITVILVSILGFNQFAFEKYYLNIKKKKLLSVVDFIKKPDFFVDFTKLEEENNIKIFLTKHEFLDESNFPLTKNEIKDIFENEDIIYKITNEKYSPDKKLLLVTKYDKELLMVMVSPLSTVIEPVEIINGIYIKLILFALAFGYLMSLLLTKILSNPIISMGNTAKKVAELDFSERFNFSSNDEIGELGRNLNIMEENLKKNFELLKKDIEIEKENEKTRKQFISNISHELKTPIAIINNYTEGLREGIADDEETRNFYLDTILEETENMSNLVNSLLFLSRSERNFMEFNTTNFDIKNIINNEIDRLSKIYPNKIFTSNFKGHKFIGDANTFSVIIRNLLENACKYSEDDFIYISTDNNGFKISNKSSIDESLIDKIWIPFYRIDSVRDRASGTGLGLAIVKELLEKQNFKFGAFKEDDNLVFWIKGGEK
- a CDS encoding AEC family transporter, whose amino-acid sequence is MDFNKIISLQGMLFLLILTGFFARKKNIIPKTSGEVMTDLLINIILPCNIIDSFRTELDMNILVNFVKLFCLALGIQFFAIGINFFIYRNQDIEKQKVLKYVTVLSNAGFMGIAVIDGIYGSIGCMYGAISLISQRALLWSVGLAYFTNASSKKELIKKILTHPCLVTVYIGILIMVFQISFPEFLGGAIKSIGKTTTPFSMMLVGVILGEMKNVKDFFSKIILFFSSIRLIILPLIVFIVGKLLNFDDIIIGVQVLITGMPAASTSAILASKYNGDVDFATQCILVTSILSMITIPIWCMILKV